A window of Psychromonas sp. CNPT3 contains these coding sequences:
- a CDS encoding YfcC family protein: MTTNTDKNVEEEKGFKFPSAYTILFALIALVALMTWVIPAGQYDREMNEKIGKEVPITGTYHLVEGNPQNLVDVLLAPIDGFYDHNSYQAAAIDVALFIIIIGGFLGVVTKTGAIDAGIERVTTRLKGREELLIPILMALFAAGGTIYGMAEESLPFYTLLVPVMMAARFDPVVAAATVLLGAGIGCLGSTINPFSTVIAANAAGIPFTDGILLRVAILVIGWVICVLYVMRYAKMVRADQSKSIVFDKYEENKAHFLGSRSDDGSIEFTTTRKIVLTMFGLSFAIMIWGVSAGGWWMAEISGMFLGASILVGLVARLSEEEITSTFIDGARDLLGVALIIGIARGIMVIMDRGMITDTILNSAEGMVMGLSAVVFVNVMFWIEILLSFLVPSSSGLAVLTMPVMAPLADFSGVSRDLVVTAYQSASGVVNLVTPTSAVVMGGLAIARVPYVRWVKWVAPLLVILTVMCMVMLSIGVIL; this comes from the coding sequence ATGACTACAAACACGGACAAAAATGTGGAAGAGGAAAAAGGCTTTAAATTCCCCTCCGCTTATACCATCTTATTTGCATTAATTGCGCTTGTCGCACTAATGACGTGGGTAATTCCCGCCGGTCAATATGATCGCGAAATGAATGAAAAAATTGGCAAGGAAGTGCCAATCACAGGAACTTACCATTTAGTTGAAGGTAATCCTCAAAATCTCGTTGATGTTTTATTAGCCCCTATTGATGGTTTCTATGATCATAATAGCTACCAAGCAGCAGCTATCGACGTAGCATTGTTCATCATTATTATTGGTGGATTTTTAGGTGTCGTAACTAAAACAGGTGCTATTGACGCAGGTATTGAACGCGTTACTACACGCCTAAAAGGTAGAGAAGAACTCTTAATACCGATACTAATGGCACTTTTTGCTGCCGGCGGTACGATTTATGGTATGGCAGAAGAGTCTCTCCCGTTTTATACATTATTAGTACCCGTCATGATGGCAGCACGATTTGACCCTGTTGTTGCAGCAGCTACCGTATTACTAGGTGCTGGCATTGGCTGTTTAGGATCAACTATTAACCCATTTTCAACTGTTATCGCAGCGAATGCAGCCGGTATTCCTTTTACTGATGGCATCTTACTTCGTGTTGCAATCTTAGTGATTGGTTGGGTAATTTGTGTTCTTTACGTTATGCGTTACGCAAAAATGGTACGAGCGGATCAGTCCAAATCGATTGTTTTTGATAAATACGAAGAAAATAAAGCACATTTCTTAGGTAGTCGTTCAGATGATGGTTCAATTGAATTTACAACTACACGTAAAATCGTTCTAACTATGTTTGGATTATCTTTTGCCATCATGATTTGGGGTGTATCTGCAGGCGGTTGGTGGATGGCTGAGATTTCAGGCATGTTCTTAGGTGCTTCAATTCTTGTAGGCTTAGTTGCACGCCTTAGTGAAGAAGAAATTACATCTACCTTTATTGATGGTGCACGTGATTTATTAGGTGTTGCATTAATTATCGGTATTGCACGTGGCATCATGGTGATCATGGATCGCGGTATGATCACAGACACAATCTTAAACTCGGCCGAAGGTATGGTAATGGGCTTATCAGCCGTTGTCTTCGTCAATGTAATGTTCTGGATAGAAATTCTACTTTCTTTCTTAGTACCTTCATCTTCAGGTCTTGCTGTTCTAACCATGCCAGTTATGGCTCCCCTTGCTGATTTCTCTGGTGTTAGCCGTGACCTTGTTGTTACAGCATACCAATCAGCATCAGGTGTCGTTAACTTAGTAACACCTACTTCAGCCGTTGTTATGGGTGGTCTTGCTATCGCACGAGTTCCTTACGTACGTTGGGTTAAATGGGTTGCTCCTCTTTTAGTCATCTTGACTGTAATGTGCATGGTGATGTTGAGTATCGGCGTAATACTTTAA
- a CDS encoding 3-deoxy-7-phosphoheptulonate synthase yields the protein MTTLENENIYIESETVLITPAQLKVQLPVSAYVYQFINRARQTIANIIHKKDPRLLIICGPCSIHDIDAAKEYATRLKKIHDQYKDTLYIVMRVYFEKPRTTVGWKGLINDPYMDDSFDIEAGLKKARELLLWISELGLPIATEALDPISPQYIGDLFSWAAIGARTTESQTHREMASGLSMPVGFKNGTDGSLSTAVNAMQSAASSHRFMGINQNGQSALLQTTGNKDGHVILRGGGGKPNYDSLNVALAEQALDKAKMKNILIVDCSHENSNKNHELQSLVANDVFHQILKGNKSIIGIMLESNLNSGNQAAVLPVSNLRYGVSVTDACIDWKSTEALFSQAHDLLKETLHSRRDNHHAIK from the coding sequence ATGACAACTCTTGAAAATGAAAATATTTACATTGAATCAGAAACTGTATTAATTACACCCGCACAGCTTAAAGTACAACTTCCCGTTTCTGCTTATGTGTATCAATTCATTAATCGCGCGCGACAAACTATTGCTAATATTATTCATAAAAAAGATCCCAGACTTCTGATCATTTGTGGTCCTTGCTCGATTCATGATATAGACGCTGCTAAAGAGTATGCAACCCGCCTGAAGAAAATACATGATCAGTATAAAGATACGCTATATATAGTGATGCGCGTCTATTTTGAAAAACCGCGTACCACAGTTGGTTGGAAAGGACTGATTAATGACCCTTATATGGATGACTCTTTTGATATTGAAGCGGGTTTAAAAAAAGCAAGAGAGCTTTTGTTGTGGATATCTGAATTAGGTTTACCCATTGCAACAGAAGCGTTAGATCCGATAAGTCCACAATACATCGGTGATCTCTTTAGCTGGGCTGCGATAGGTGCGCGTACAACTGAGTCACAAACACACAGAGAAATGGCAAGTGGTTTATCCATGCCTGTCGGTTTCAAAAATGGCACTGATGGCAGTTTATCAACGGCGGTTAATGCAATGCAGTCGGCTGCATCAAGTCATCGTTTTATGGGTATTAATCAAAATGGGCAAAGTGCATTGTTACAAACAACGGGTAATAAAGATGGCCATGTGATCTTACGCGGTGGTGGTGGAAAACCCAATTATGACTCTCTAAATGTTGCATTAGCGGAACAAGCTCTCGATAAAGCAAAGATGAAAAATATTTTAATTGTTGATTGTAGCCATGAAAATTCAAATAAAAATCATGAATTACAATCATTGGTTGCCAATGATGTTTTCCATCAGATTTTAAAAGGTAATAAATCGATTATTGGTATTATGCTTGAAAGTAACCTTAATAGTGGCAATCAAGCCGCCGTGTTGCCTGTTTCGAATCTAAGATATGGAGTGTCGGTGACCGATGCGTGCATTGATTGGAAGAGCACTGAAGCGTTATTTTCTCAAGCCCATGATTTATTAAAAGAAACATTACACTCGAGAAGAGATAACCATCATGCCATTAAGTAA
- the tyrA gene encoding bifunctional chorismate mutase/prephenate dehydrogenase, translated as MPLSKLRDKIDSVDKKLIDLLAERLRLVAEVGIVKTKHGLPIYVPEREASMLASRRQEAKLKGVPEDLIEDILRRTMRESYANEHDAGFKTVNPKLKRIVMIGGNGLLGKRFVEMFTLSGYQVDILGRSNWDQAQQLCSKAGLVIVGSPIDVTVEVINQLSYLPDDCILADITSIKSAPLQAMLDVHSGPVVGLHPMFGPDISSFAKQVIVYCDGRGADKYAWLIEQMKIWGAQLYCVNAKTHDESMTLIQALRHFTSFVYGVHLQEMNADLGQLLDLSSPIYRLELAMVGRLFAQEPALYADIILSQKGNLAMIKRYHQHFSIAIELLETSDRDAFIKRFQSVTDWMGDYSSLFMDESRALLQQAYDKRVYDK; from the coding sequence ATGCCATTAAGTAAATTACGCGACAAAATAGACAGCGTAGATAAAAAACTCATTGATTTATTAGCGGAGCGATTACGTTTAGTGGCCGAAGTCGGTATTGTCAAAACAAAACATGGATTACCTATTTATGTGCCAGAGCGAGAAGCGTCTATGCTTGCTTCTCGTCGTCAAGAGGCAAAACTTAAAGGTGTACCTGAAGATTTAATCGAAGATATTTTACGACGTACTATGCGAGAATCTTATGCGAATGAGCATGATGCTGGCTTTAAAACCGTTAACCCGAAATTAAAACGTATCGTGATGATTGGTGGCAATGGTTTATTAGGTAAACGTTTTGTCGAAATGTTTACCTTATCAGGCTACCAGGTAGATATTTTAGGGCGATCTAATTGGGATCAGGCGCAACAACTCTGCAGTAAAGCGGGACTCGTGATTGTAGGCTCACCTATTGATGTGACCGTTGAGGTGATAAATCAACTTTCATACTTACCTGATGATTGCATTTTAGCGGATATTACGAGTATTAAAAGTGCGCCTTTACAAGCGATGCTTGATGTTCATTCAGGGCCTGTCGTTGGGTTGCACCCTATGTTTGGACCTGATATATCTAGCTTTGCAAAACAAGTGATAGTGTACTGTGATGGGCGTGGTGCTGATAAGTATGCTTGGTTGATTGAGCAAATGAAAATATGGGGAGCACAACTCTATTGCGTTAATGCTAAGACACATGATGAATCAATGACGCTTATCCAAGCATTACGTCATTTTACGAGTTTTGTGTATGGTGTGCACTTACAAGAAATGAATGCAGATTTAGGGCAGTTACTGGATCTTAGCTCTCCCATTTATCGTTTAGAGTTGGCGATGGTTGGTCGATTATTTGCACAAGAGCCTGCGCTATATGCGGATATTATTCTTTCTCAAAAGGGAAATTTAGCGATGATAAAACGTTATCATCAGCATTTTTCTATTGCCATTGAGTTATTAGAAACCTCTGATAGGGACGCTTTTATTAAACGTTTTCAATCTGTCACCGATTGGATGGGTGATTATTCTTCGCTGTTTATGGATGAAAGCCGGGCATTACTACAACAAGCCTATGATAAACGTGTTTATGATAAATAA
- the hpf gene encoding ribosome hibernation-promoting factor, HPF/YfiA family: protein MSNQKVSYMRIEITSRQITITDTMRSKIEERFQKLEKLQIPLINPHCIITKEPQGVKIEAKIGVPNGKVFAHAEHDDLYIAIGQLFQKVERQLNKYLHKDEASRAKNHGKDLCRNGDISGEMSEEDDIEIESDVEIKMNKEFSS from the coding sequence GTGTCTAACCAAAAGGTGTCTTATATGAGAATTGAAATTACTAGCAGACAAATTACTATTACTGACACAATGCGTAGCAAAATAGAAGAGCGCTTTCAAAAGCTAGAAAAGTTACAAATCCCATTAATTAATCCACACTGTATCATCACTAAAGAGCCGCAAGGCGTGAAAATTGAAGCGAAGATAGGTGTACCGAATGGCAAGGTATTTGCACATGCAGAGCATGATGATCTTTATATCGCCATTGGTCAATTATTTCAGAAAGTTGAACGCCAACTCAATAAATATCTACATAAAGACGAAGCAAGTCGCGCTAAGAACCATGGCAAAGATCTTTGTCGAAATGGGGATATTTCCGGAGAAATGAGCGAAGAAGATGATATCGAAATTGAATCTGATGTGGAAATCAAGATGAACAAAGAATTCAGCTCATAA
- a CDS encoding type IV pilin protein — translation MSKFSAFTLIELLICIAIIAILSALSYPNYVSFITHTRRVEAIHTLINAQLIQSSHHLLHPSYTTDKSLLELMDTDYYQFSILSADETTYLLEAAAQKGSQQEKDTDSCITLRVDQDDNYSDKNEQPNPHCW, via the coding sequence ATGTCTAAGTTTTCCGCATTTACTTTGATTGAACTGTTAATTTGTATTGCTATCATTGCCATATTGAGCGCACTAAGCTATCCCAATTACGTATCCTTTATCACCCATACGCGCAGAGTAGAAGCAATACACACCTTAATCAACGCACAATTAATACAAAGTAGTCATCATCTTTTACATCCCAGCTATACAACAGATAAATCTTTATTAGAGTTAATGGATACTGACTATTATCAATTTTCAATTTTAAGCGCTGATGAGACAACTTATTTACTCGAAGCGGCAGCACAAAAAGGCAGCCAACAAGAAAAAGATACCGATTCATGTATAACGCTTCGTGTTGATCAAGATGATAATTATTCGGATAAAAATGAACAGCCAAATCCCCATTGTTGGTAA
- the argR gene encoding transcriptional regulator ArgR has protein sequence MTQSHELMNVFKSLLKEERLSSQSEIVDALQSAGFHKINQSKVSRMLSKSGAVRTRNAKREIVYCLPAELGVPSAGSPLKNLVLDIDHNGSLIVVQASPGSAQLIARLLDSIGKREGILGTLAGDDTIFITPTDLSKIDETCKVVEKLFE, from the coding sequence ATGACACAGTCACATGAATTAATGAATGTTTTTAAGTCTTTATTAAAAGAAGAACGATTAAGCTCACAAAGTGAGATCGTTGATGCATTACAATCAGCAGGCTTTCATAAAATTAACCAGTCGAAAGTCTCACGCATGCTGAGTAAATCAGGCGCAGTAAGAACACGCAATGCTAAACGTGAAATAGTATATTGCCTGCCTGCCGAATTAGGCGTGCCCAGTGCAGGTAGCCCATTAAAGAATCTTGTCTTAGATATAGATCATAATGGTAGCCTTATCGTCGTTCAAGCAAGTCCAGGCTCTGCGCAACTTATCGCTCGGTTATTAGACTCTATCGGAAAACGCGAAGGTATATTAGGCACCCTTGCAGGAGATGATACTATTTTCATTACTCCCACCGATCTCAGTAAAATAGACGAAACCTGTAAAGTAGTTGAAAAATTATTTGAATAA